The Poseidonibacter lekithochrous region TACTATTTGTTAAAGTTGCTTTTATTGGAATATTTGCTTGTAATGCTTCAGACCAAGCACCATTCCAATCATTAATTGTTATAGGAATTGAAGAATTATCATCTCCTGCTGTATTAAATAAATATTTATTACTAACACCACTTACAACATCAGCTTCACCAGTTTGATTATTCTGAGTTCCTAAGATTTTAAAGTTTCCATTACTTCCACCAGCTGAACTATCCCATGTAATAATATATTGTGTATTATTAGAGTTATTCCAATAGTACATTTTTGTACCATTTAATTTATTCATTGTAGTTGCTGATTTTGTAAACTTTTTTAATTTACCTGGACCTTGAACAATTGTATATGCTGTAGTTTTTGCTCTATCTTCTTCTTTATAAACAGTATCACCATTCTTGATTTTATTATTATCAGTCCATAATCCCCAATATCCAACATAACCGTGGTATTCTTCCCCTGTTGTAGCATCAATTTTTACAATTGGATAACCACTATTAAGTTTTACTTCATTACCAGATGTTTCCTCATATAACCCATATCTGAAAACTTTATGAGATAAAGATTGTTTATCTTTAGTGATTTCTGAACCTACATTAATAGCACTATCATCTTTGCTTACTTCTTGAATTTTATAGTACCTATTACTTAATGCAAGTTTGTAAGCTTTTAAAACTGGACTTTGTCCATGCTCTATTGCTTTAGAAAAAGCAACTCCTTTTCCTTTTTCTTCTCCAGTTTCATCACCTTTTGTTCCATTGTTTTGAGCATCTGTAGCATTAACATTTAGTACAAGTTTTAAAAGTTCTGGATATTGATTTCCATTTTCAGTCATTAGGTTTTTATAATCAACTATAGCTTGACCTTCATGAGCTCCTTTATCTGTGCTGATAACTCCACCCATAACTTTTGAATCAAAATTAGTTGATTTATCACTATTTATTGAATAACCACTAAAGTTCATTAATAATTTACCATAAGGATATTGGACACTTACGCCTTTTTCAACTTCAATAAATCCAATAATTCTTTGTTCTCTACTTGGATCATCATTCTCATCAATCCAAAATTTAATGATCATTGGGTCATTGTTACTTTTTCTTGTAACAATAATATTCATTTGCATTAGCTTTTCAATATTTTTATTACTTGATGCACCTGCGTTTTGAACTTGACCACTTTGTTCTTTATCTTTTATTAGGGCTTTATAAGGACCTTTATTAACAAACTCTGAGGCTTTAGTTTGTGAAATAATGTCTAAAATCATATTAACAGTATTAATAGGTTGTAATGTTGATTCTTCAGTAAAGCTTTTTGTTATAGCATTAGTATAATCTGTACCTGCATCATTGTAATTTGCAAAAAGTAATGATGAACATAGTGCCGCACTTAATAATATTTTCTTCATATTTTATTCCTTAGTTTGAAGCATCAAGTGCATCAACTTGACTTGGTGTTGTTAAACCATTAACTGTAAGATTTGATGTTGCTCTTGAAACTACATCTTCTGTCATTTTACTTCTTAACGTTGTTAGATTTACACTACCATTAGACATTGAGCTTTCAATATTAGTTGTTTCAGCATCAGCTTTTGATTGAAGTGCATTTCTTTTGATTTGACTTAATTTACTTGTATCATTAAAGTTTTGAAGTAAATCTGCAGCATCTACACCTGAAATACTACCTGCAACACTTGTCTTAGCTTGTTCTAGAGTTTCATTATTCTCTTTCATTGCTGACCAAACTTTTGTAGATATTGCACTAACTATATGTTTTCCATCACTTGCTTTTGCATCTTTAGGAGCTAGAAAAGTAATTGCTGTTGTTACTGTTGTTCCAGTATCTCCAGATACAGCATGTTTAATAGCATTAACTGGAATTTCAGCAATTACATCATAGTCACCACCGCTAAGAGAAAAAATACCATCGGCATCTGATGTTGTAAAAGTTTCACCTGCATCACATTTTCCATTACTATTTGCATCAAGGCATACTTTTGCACCTTCATAGAAACTTCCTGAAACTACACCACTAGTAACAGATGAAATAGAACTAGATGAACCACCACCTCCACCACAGCCAACTAATACACTTCCTGCAATAATAGGAAGAACAATTGTTTTTAAAAGATTATTTTTATTCATTAATACTCCTTATTTAAAGAAAATTTATATATAAAAAATTAAAAGTAACATTCTATATAACGTTTGTAAAGACCATTATTACATAGGATATATAAAAAATAATTTAATTGAGTGTGTATAAATAAGAAAATATAAGCCTATTTTAAAATTATTAATTGTTTTAGATGTTTTTTAGAATAATAGGTTTGTTTTGAATAAAAAGTAGATGAATAATTGAAAGTAAAATAAAAAAGAAAAAGCTAGTTTTCTTTTTCTTTTTTTGTTTTAAGAATATTTCTTATTAGTAAGATTATAAATAAAAGAGCAATTCCACTATTTATATAAAAGCCTTGCATGTTTCCATCTTGGAAAAATGTATATGCTAAAGCTGTAAATATAAGTGAAATCACTAAACACATATTATAGAGCTTTAAAACCTTCTTCTAGGTCTAAAGTACCTTCGTAAAATGCTTTTCCAACAATAACACCAGCGATGTTACCATTTTCTTTACAGTTAGTGATATCATTGATATCTTTTACACCACCAGATGCAATTGTATCAACTCCAGATGCTAGTGCAATTGATTCAGTAAATTCTACATTTACACCACATAACATCCCATCTTTTGAAATATCAGTACAAATAATAGCTTCAACCCCAGCATTTGCAAACTCTTTTGCTAAAGTTGTAGCTTCCATAGTTGAAACTTCTGCCCAACCTTCAACTGCTACCATTCCATTCATTGCATCAATTCCTACAGCAATTGGATATTTTGCTGCCATATCTTTCACAAATTGTGGATCTTTAACTGCAATTGATCCTAAGATTAATCTATCAATTCCTAGTTCAACATACATTTTGATAGTTTCTTCATCTCGAATACCACCACCAACTTCAATTTTTAAATTACAATTTTCTTTAATCTTTTTAATTTGTTCTAAGTTAGCTGGTTCACCTGCAAATGCACCATTTAAATCAACAATATGTAACCATTTTGAACCTAATTCTTCAAATCTTTTAGCAACTTGCCATGGCTCATCTGAATAGATTTTTGCACTATCCATTAATCCCTTACTTAATCTTACAGCTTTCCCATCTTTTAAATCAATCGCAGGTAAAATATCCATACTTTATGCTCTCCTCATTTCTTGTTTAATTTTCTTTTTTTCGTTTAATTCGATTGAACAAATTATTGCTTCTTCTAAATAGCTTTTTATAATCTCTTCATTAAAATCATTTTCATTGTTTATATATAAATGACGTATATACTTTGATCCATATTTAAAATCAAATTTATCATCTAATAAATATCCCTTATGACAACCAAGTGTGATCTTTTTATCATCTTTTTTTAGATAAAAAAGTACTTGATTTTCAAATTCATATGAGTGATGTTTTTTTAGATAGTTTTTTTCAACTCCTTCAATATCAAGAGCTATAGAATCAATTTTTTGTGCTATTTCTTTGATCCAATCTAACATAAATCCTCAATTGTTTCTTCTATTGTTTTAAATTTAAACTCAAAACCTAAGTCTTCTAGTTTTTGAGGAATAACACTTTGTCCATCTGTTAATACTTTTGCACCTTCAGAGAAAATAATGTTTAAAACAAATTCTGGTACTGGAAGTATAGTAGGTCTTTTTAGTGTTTTTCCTAAAGCAAGAGTTAGACCTTTGTTAGTTGTGGGAACTGGTGCTGTTAAATTAAATATATCCTCATGTAAGTTATCAATAACAAACCTAAAAGCGTTAAGTAAGTCATAAATATGAATAAAAGAGAAAGTTTGTTTTCCACTTCCTATTACTCCACCTACACCCATTTTAAATGGAGTTATCATTTTTTGTAATGCACCGCCGTGTTTACCTAAAACAATACCAAATCTGAATATAGAAACTTTAACTCCAAATTCTTTTGCTTTGTTTGCTTCATTTTCCCAGTCTTTACATAAGTTTGCTAAGAAATCTGTATTCTTATTTCCATCTTCATTATAAGTTTGTTTATTATCATAAATTCCAACTGCTGATGTTGAAATAAGTAAGTCTGGTTTATTTGTTGAGTTTTTAATTGCATTTACAATTTTTGAAGTTGTATCTATTCTACTTGAATAAAGAAGTTTTTTATAACTTTCGCTCCATCTATTAATGATATTTGCTCCAGCTAGATTGATTATAATATTAGAAGAGTTTATTAGCTCTTCTAATTTATTCTGATCATTTAGGATCTCTCTTGATATTGGTAATATTTTATAACCTAAAGAAGAAAAAAATTTATTTAAGTTTGTACCAACAAATCCGCTAGCGCCCGTAATTGCTATTGTTTTCATTTGAGATCCTTTTATATAAAATGATTAAATTTTCATAAAGTTCTTTAAAATTTTTAATCCATTATCATGTGACTTTTCTGGATGTGGTTGGAAACCATAAATATTATCTTTATTTACTGCACTTACAAAATCATAACCGTAAGTTGTTTTTCCAATAATATTTTTCTCATTGGTAACTGCATGGTATGAGTGTACAAAATATAAATATGGATTATCTAATCCTTCAAATAATGCATGTTCTTTATTCTGAATTGTATTCCAACCCATATGAGGAATTTTGAAATCCTCATGCATTTTTGATTTATCAAATTTGATTACTTCTCCATCAATTAATCCAAGACCATCACTATGTCCAAACTCTTGTGAACTTTCGAATAATAGTTGCATACCTAAACAAATACCAATCATTGGTTTTCCTGTATTTGCGAAGTTATATATAGCTTCTTTCATTCCTGTTTCATTTAAGTGTTCCATTGCATCTTTATATGCACCAACACCTGGTAAAATAATTCTATCGTAGTTTTTTAAGTCATTTGGGTCTTTTACAATTGTAGCTTTTGCATCTAATAGATGACAAGCATTATAAACACTTGCTAAGTTACCCATATTATAATCAATAATTCCTATCACAGCTATCCCTTTATTAAAAATGAATTATACTAAAGTTTAGCATCATCTAGGGTTAAAGAAAATAACACCTTATTGTTTTTCTTTTCAAGAACTTTTTTTGCTTCTTTTATTGTAGCACCTGTTGTAATTAAATCATCACATAAAATTGTCGTTTGATTATGAATATTTGTTAGTTGAAATTTTCTAGGATTTTTTTGCCTAAACTCTAGGTCTTTTCCTGCATATTTGACTATATTTTTAGCTTTTAGAGTATTGTATTTTGGTGTGATTATTGATGATTTCAAATGTTTTGCCAAAATTGCAGTATGTGAAAAATTATGTCTTGAATGATCATCGATTGGAATTGCTAAAATTTGTTCATCAATTTTGAATTTTTTTGTAAATTCTAAAAATGATAATCTAGCTAAAATATTATAAATCTTATCTCCATGAAAATGATATTTTGATGAAATTAAATCTTCAATTTCTGAGTAGGGATAAAAAGAATAATTATAAAAACCATCTTCAATTTCTCTTTTATTAAAAACTGGTTTTAATAAAGTATTTTGACAATTTTTACAGATTATATACAAAGATAGTTTACTACAAGTTATACAATACATATAAGTTTTCTTAATTTAAATATTATTTTAGTACAATGTTAAACGTAATATTAACACAAATTATTTAATAATAGGATTAATTATTTTAATTAAGAAAAAACTGACTATTTTCACTTCTGTATTTTTGATTTTTATTTTGTTAGCTTCAACTTTAATTCTTACAACTCTTAATGAGATTGAAACAAAATTCTTTAATTATAAAAATATTTCTATCAAAGGAAAGCTTGCAAGTTTGGAGATATCCAAAGATATCAACTATATAAGCCGATGTTCTAGGGATATTATGCTTGGTAATGATTATGAAAATAATGTATCTAAAATAAAACAACGTATACTTTCAATTGAAAATTCATTTATTATTTTAGAGAAAAGTATTCCTTATATGAATAATGGAGAAGATAATAAAAAACTTTTTGAAGATACAAAAACAAATAGTATTTCCTTTATTTATGATGTTTTAGAGAAAATGGAAACAGTGAATAACTATGAAAATCTTAATGAACTTTATACTTTATATAAAAAAGAATCTACACCAATTGCAATTAAAAGTAGAGAATATTTCAAAAAATTAAAAGAAAATCAAAATGATAGTTTTGAATTATTAACCAATAGATTTACAAAAGATATTAGAACTCAAAGAGATATTGTATTTTCAAGTGCAATACTATTTGCTTTTTTGATTATTGTATTTATTATGATTGTATATAAGAATGTTATTAAACAAATCAAAACAGAAGAAGCTCTAACTAATACTAAAAATCTTTTTTTACAATATAAAAATGCTATTGATAAAACAAATATTGTTTCAAAAACAAATACTAGGGGTATTATTACTTATGTAAATGATGAATTTTGTAAAGTATCTCAATTCTCTCAAAACGAATTATTAGGACAGCCTCATAATATTGTAAGACATCCAAATAGTAAAAAATCAGTTTTTAAAGATTTATGGGAAACAATTCAATCAAAAAAATCTTGGAATGGCATTATTGAGAATAGAAAAAAAGATGGTTCTAGTTATTTTGTAGATACAACTGTTTTTCCTATTTTTGGCAAAGATAATAGTGTAGATGAATATATAGCTATTAGAAAAGATATCACTGAATTAGTTGAGTTAAATAAAGAACTTAGTTCTTCAAGAGAAGAGATTCTAACTCGTATTGGTATGATTGCTGAAACTAGATCAAAAGAGACAAGTAATCATGTACGAAGAGTTGCTGAGTACTCAAAAATCTTAGCTAAGTATTATGGAATAAAAGATGATGAAATTGATATTTTATATAATGCTACAGCCTTACATGATATTGGAAAAGTAGTAACTCCTGATCATATTCTAAATAAACCAGGGAAGTTAACATATGATGAATTTGAGATTATGAAAAGACATACCTCAGATGGTTATTTGATGTTAAAAGATACTCATAATAATATCATTAAAGCAGGCTCTATAATTGCCCATGAACATCATGAAAAATATGATGGTTCAGGATATCCACGAGGAATCAAAGGTGAAGATATTCACATCTATGCAAGAATCACCGCAATTGCTGATGTATTCGATGCTTTAGGAAGTACAAGAGTATATAAGAGTGGTTGGGAATTAAACGATATTGTGAAGTTTGTAAATGAACAAAGTGGTAAACATTTTGATCCAAAATTGGTTAAGATTTTTAATGATAGGTTTGAGGATTTTATGTTTATTCGTAAGAAGTTTAGAACAGAGTATTAAGTAGAATCTCTTTCTTTTCTTTTTAGTAAGGAAAAGAAACAAAAGATGTAATCCCATTTATTAGAAAGAGCGTGAGAGAAGTTGAAAATTACGCTAAAAATGATCACATTTTTTTACACTCTATCTTTTGATACAATAATAAAAATATATGAAAGGTTTAATATGTATAAATCAGAATCTAAGTGCAAAAGTCTCAAATTATGAATCTGTTGAAAATATAAATAAACCATCTAATGCTTCACATAATACTAAAAGAATGTATTTAAAATATAAAGATTATAATATTTTTGAGTTAGAAGAAGTAATTAAAGATTCTAAAATTTAAATTTTTATGAAGATTTAAGGCGGAAGGTAAAAATTATTGAGGAGCTTAGTTAACTAAGTGAGTCAATAATTTTTGCCTTCCAACGAAGAAGATTTATAAAAAGTTAGATTTTCAGTACTGCCATGAATGCTTCTTGTGGTACGTTAACCTTACCTATAGATTTCATTCTTTTTTTACCAGCTTTTTGTTTTTCTAATAGTTTTCTTTTTCTTGTAATATCTCCACCATAACATTTTGCAGTTACGTTTTTACCTGTTGATTTTACAGTCTCTCTAGCGATAATATTAGCACCAATAGATGCTTGAATTGCTACTTCGAATAATTGTCTTGGAATTAACTCTTTTAAGGCTTTAATAAACTCTCTACCTTTTGATAAAGCTTTGTTTTCTGGAACAATAATTGATAATGCATCAACTACATCTCCCGCAACTTTAATATCAAGTTTTTGTAATACACCTGGTCTGAATCCAATTGGTTCATAATCAAATGATGCATAACCTTTTGTAGTAGATTTTAATCTATCATAGAAGTCCATTACAATTTCATTCATTGGAATATCATAGTCTAATAAAACTCTAGTTCCAATATAATCCATTTTATTTTGAATACCTCTTTTGTCATTAAGAAGTTTAATAACATTTCCTAAGAATTCATCAGGTACTAAAATTGTTGCTTTTACATATGGTTCAAAAATTGTCTCAATATGGTTTGGTTCTGGTAATTCAGAAGGATTTTGAATAGAAATCTTTTCACCATCTTTCTTTTCCACTTCATAAATAACTGTTGGTGCAGTTGCAATTAAATCAAGGTTGAATTCTCTCTCTAATCTTTCTTTAATAACTTCCATATGAAGCATACCTAAGAAACCTGTTCTAAATCCACTTCCTAAAGCAGCTGAAGATTCTGGTTCATAAGAAATAGATGAATCATTTAATCTTAGTTTATCAAGAGCATCTCTTAAGTCTTCAAACTTATCTGTATCAATTGGATAAATACCTGCAAATACAAATGGTTTAGCTGGCTCAAACCCATCAATTGCTTCAGGTGTTCTATTTTTAGCATCAGTAATAGTATCACCAACTGCAATAATATCTACAGTTTTAATACCAAGTACTACAATACCAATTTCACCAGTTTTAATTTCATCAGTAGTCTCTTTTTTTAGAGGATGTGGATACATTAAAGATAATACTTGTTGTTCATGTTCTGTATTCATCATACGTACAACTTGACCTTTTTTAATACTTCCTTCATATACCCTAACTAGCGCTAATGCACCTAAGTAACTATCAAACCAAGAATCATAGATTAAAGCTTTTGTAGGAGCATCTGGATCACCAACTGGTGCAGGAACTCTATCAACAATAGAATCAATTAAATCTCTAACACCTAAACCTGTTTTTGCAGAAATTAGATTGTTTTCTGTACAGTCAAGACCAATAGCATCTTCAACTTCTTCAAGTACTCTATCTGGGTCAGCAGAAGGTAAATCAATTTTATTTACAACTGGTAAAAGTTCTAAATCATTATCCATTGCAATATATACATTTGCAATTGTTTGTGCTTCAACACCTTGAGTTGAATCTACAATTAATAGTGCTCCATCTGAAGAAGCTAATGATCTAGATACTTCATATGAGAAGTCAACGTGACCTGGAGTGTCGATTAGGTTAAGAACATAATTTTGTCCATCTTTTACATAATCAAGTCTAACGCTTTGCGCTTTAATAGTAATACCACGCTCTTTTTCAATATCCATTGTATCCATTACTTGTGCAGACATATCTCTATCTGCTACTGAACCACATTCTTGGATAATTCTATCTGCTAATGTAGATTTTCCGTGGTCAATATGAGCAATAATACTAAAGTTTCTAATATTTGTTTGCAAGGCTAATCCTAATATTTATTTCTATTTATTCGCGATTATATCTAAAGTTTTGTAAGTTTATAGTTAAGTTAAGAAGAAGAGAGTAGGGGAGCTAATAAATTTAGGATGGTCTCCTAAATTTATTTTTATATTATTGGTTGATTAAACCAGTAACTCTTCTATTTTTTGCTCTACCTTCTTTTGTAGAGTTTGTTGCAACAGGTTGAGATTCACCATATCCAATTGCTT contains the following coding sequences:
- the hisH gene encoding imidazole glycerol phosphate synthase subunit HisH; this encodes MIGIIDYNMGNLASVYNACHLLDAKATIVKDPNDLKNYDRIILPGVGAYKDAMEHLNETGMKEAIYNFANTGKPMIGICLGMQLLFESSQEFGHSDGLGLIDGEVIKFDKSKMHEDFKIPHMGWNTIQNKEHALFEGLDNPYLYFVHSYHAVTNEKNIIGKTTYGYDFVSAVNKDNIYGFQPHPEKSHDNGLKILKNFMKI
- a CDS encoding ComF family protein; the protein is MYCITCSKLSLYIICKNCQNTLLKPVFNKREIEDGFYNYSFYPYSEIEDLISSKYHFHGDKIYNILARLSFLEFTKKFKIDEQILAIPIDDHSRHNFSHTAILAKHLKSSIITPKYNTLKAKNIVKYAGKDLEFRQKNPRKFQLTNIHNQTTILCDDLITTGATIKEAKKVLEKKNNKVLFSLTLDDAKL
- a CDS encoding HD domain-containing phosphohydrolase, producing the protein MLGNDYENNVSKIKQRILSIENSFIILEKSIPYMNNGEDNKKLFEDTKTNSISFIYDVLEKMETVNNYENLNELYTLYKKESTPIAIKSREYFKKLKENQNDSFELLTNRFTKDIRTQRDIVFSSAILFAFLIIVFIMIVYKNVIKQIKTEEALTNTKNLFLQYKNAIDKTNIVSKTNTRGIITYVNDEFCKVSQFSQNELLGQPHNIVRHPNSKKSVFKDLWETIQSKKSWNGIIENRKKDGSSYFVDTTVFPIFGKDNSVDEYIAIRKDITELVELNKELSSSREEILTRIGMIAETRSKETSNHVRRVAEYSKILAKYYGIKDDEIDILYNATALHDIGKVVTPDHILNKPGKLTYDEFEIMKRHTSDGYLMLKDTHNNIIKAGSIIAHEHHEKYDGSGYPRGIKGEDIHIYARITAIADVFDALGSTRVYKSGWELNDIVKFVNEQSGKHFDPKLVKIFNDRFEDFMFIRKKFRTEY
- the lepA gene encoding translation elongation factor 4, which codes for MQTNIRNFSIIAHIDHGKSTLADRIIQECGSVADRDMSAQVMDTMDIEKERGITIKAQSVRLDYVKDGQNYVLNLIDTPGHVDFSYEVSRSLASSDGALLIVDSTQGVEAQTIANVYIAMDNDLELLPVVNKIDLPSADPDRVLEEVEDAIGLDCTENNLISAKTGLGVRDLIDSIVDRVPAPVGDPDAPTKALIYDSWFDSYLGALALVRVYEGSIKKGQVVRMMNTEHEQQVLSLMYPHPLKKETTDEIKTGEIGIVVLGIKTVDIIAVGDTITDAKNRTPEAIDGFEPAKPFVFAGIYPIDTDKFEDLRDALDKLRLNDSSISYEPESSAALGSGFRTGFLGMLHMEVIKERLEREFNLDLIATAPTVIYEVEKKDGEKISIQNPSELPEPNHIETIFEPYVKATILVPDEFLGNVIKLLNDKRGIQNKMDYIGTRVLLDYDIPMNEIVMDFYDRLKSTTKGYASFDYEPIGFRPGVLQKLDIKVAGDVVDALSIIVPENKALSKGREFIKALKELIPRQLFEVAIQASIGANIIARETVKSTGKNVTAKCYGGDITRKRKLLEKQKAGKKRMKSIGKVNVPQEAFMAVLKI
- a CDS encoding TIGR01777 family oxidoreductase, producing MKTIAITGASGFVGTNLNKFFSSLGYKILPISREILNDQNKLEELINSSNIIINLAGANIINRWSESYKKLLYSSRIDTTSKIVNAIKNSTNKPDLLISTSAVGIYDNKQTYNEDGNKNTDFLANLCKDWENEANKAKEFGVKVSIFRFGIVLGKHGGALQKMITPFKMGVGGVIGSGKQTFSFIHIYDLLNAFRFVIDNLHEDIFNLTAPVPTTNKGLTLALGKTLKRPTILPVPEFVLNIIFSEGAKVLTDGQSVIPQKLEDLGFEFKFKTIEETIEDLC
- the hisA gene encoding 1-(5-phosphoribosyl)-5-[(5-phosphoribosylamino)methylideneamino]imidazole-4-carboxamide isomerase codes for the protein MDILPAIDLKDGKAVRLSKGLMDSAKIYSDEPWQVAKRFEELGSKWLHIVDLNGAFAGEPANLEQIKKIKENCNLKIEVGGGIRDEETIKMYVELGIDRLILGSIAVKDPQFVKDMAAKYPIAVGIDAMNGMVAVEGWAEVSTMEATTLAKEFANAGVEAIICTDISKDGMLCGVNVEFTESIALASGVDTIASGGVKDINDITNCKENGNIAGVIVGKAFYEGTLDLEEGFKAL
- the ypmT gene encoding protein YpmT codes for the protein MCLVISLIFTALAYTFFQDGNMQGFYINSGIALLFIILLIRNILKTKKEKEN